In the Gossypium raimondii isolate GPD5lz chromosome 9, ASM2569854v1, whole genome shotgun sequence genome, one interval contains:
- the LOC128031868 gene encoding 60S ribosomal protein L38-like has protein sequence MALRKPLGNLRIRFVNNIYIYLNQPKQIHDIKDFLLTARRKDACSVKIKKSKDFVKFKVRCSKYLYTLYVSDAEKADKLKQSLPRGTSI, from the exons ATGGCACTAaggaagccacttgggaaccTGAGGATTCGATTCGTCAACAATATCTACATCTATTtgaatcag CCTAAGCAGATTCATGACATCAAGGACTTCCTTCTGACTGCCAGAAGGAAAGATGCATGCTCTGTAAAGATCAAGAAGAGCAAAGATTTTGTCAAGTTCAAGGTCCGCTGCTCCAAGTACTTGTACACACTTTACGTGTCGGATGCTGAGAAGGCTGACAAGTTGAAGCAGTCCCTTCCTCGAGGTACATCTATATAA